The sequence ACGGACGCAACGGCGCCAGCACGACGCGAAAACCAAGGTCGCTGCAACGGCTCGACTTGAAATAATCATCGCGGTTGGCCGAACGGCAGAAACGGCCATCATACAACCACGACCCTCCCCGCGCCGTGCGCAGCGAGCCTTGCTCGTTGCGGCCTTCGTCCGGTCCTTCGGTTGCGCTCCCGCCAGCCCAGTGGTCCAGGCACCATTCCCAGACATTGCCGTGCATGTCGTAAAGGCCCCAGGGATTGGGCCGCCGCGTGCCGACCGGGTTCGTGGTGGACCCGCTGTTGCCCGTGAACCACGCGTGCGATCCCAATTGCGAATAGCCGATGTCGTCTCCGTAACTGAAGCGCGTCGTGGTCCCGGCGCGGCACGCGTATTCCCACTCCGCCTCGGTCGGCAGCCGGTACGCATGACCTTCGGGCAACTTGCCCGCGGCGTGTTCGGCAGCCGTGAGCCGGGCGCAATATTCCAGCGCGTCCTGCCAACTGACTTTCTCCACCGGCCGATTGGTGTCGCCGGTGAAATGACTCGGATTGATGCCAATCACGGCGCGAAACTGCGCTTGCGTCACTTCGCATTGGCCCATCCAGAAGCCGTGATCAATCGTGGCTTTGACTTGCGGTCCTTCGTCCAGGCCGCGATCCGCTTCTTCCGGCGGGCTGCCCAGCATGAATGTGCCGGGAGGAATCCACACCAAACCGTCGCGGTCCTTCGCCTGGTTGTGGCTTGAGCGGCTTGGGCTGCCGGCACCGAGCGAGTCGGCCTTATGTGAATTGGCTCTCTCCGTGGATTTGGTAAGGACGGATTCCACTCCGTCCCTGATTTTACCGGGCCGGTCGATGGCGATATCAGGGACGCGGTGGAACGCGTCCTTACCTGAGCGCAGGTCGGCCAAAGACTCCGCACGGCCATCGATCACATCAATCCGGCCGTGATAGATTTGGACGCGCGGGCCCAGATCAAGCTGAAGATCGATATCGTCGCTGCCGAGCCTGCCCTGCCACGACTCGCCGTTGCGCAAGCGCGCGGTCACGCGTGGAATTTCGCCTGGCGCCAGGGTGACGGTTTCGATGTCGCTGAATTGGAACGGCGCTCTCGCGTGATTCGCATCCACGAACTCTAGAGCCGTGATCAGCGATCCGCTGAGAACATCGCCGTTGCGCAGGCGGATCAATCGTGACCGCGGATCCACTGGCGGGTAGTCGCGCTGAATTCGAAAAATCGCTTTTGAAACCTTTTCCCGGCGCGTCTCGACTTGCGAGCCGTTCTCCAGGCGAATCACCAATGTCGGCGGTTGCAGGAAACCGGAGAGGCGATTGCCGTTGGCCGTGACAATCACTTCCTGGCAGGTTAGTGCCCCTTCGAAATCAATTCCGGCCAACAGGCCGGCCGGTAACTCCAGGTCTGCGTAGGCGGTTCTGAATTGGAACGACGGGTTCACGATCGCTCCGGTCAACTTCTCTCCACTTCGCAGCAAGAGCAGATCGGTGTCGCTTGGCCGTTTCAGGTTAAAGACCGTTTCAAGAATTCCAGTGCCAATGCCGGGCGCGCTCGCCGGCGTCTCGGTCTGCGCAGTGGTGATCATTGAGGCGGCGGCAAAGAGAAGCAGAAAGAGCCAGAGGACTCTGCTCCTCACACGGATCTGTGGCCTGCCGTCACCAATCCCAAGGGGATTGCGTCCTCCAGCCCAGGGTTGCGAGAGACGAGCTACCCTGGGTGCAGCGTACGCGGAGGAACCAACCCCAAGGGGGTTGCGCCTCTCCGTGCGCCAAAGACGCAACCCCGTTGGGGTTGAGCCCCCTCTTTCCCCAATTCCCCAGGGTAGCTCGTTCCTCGCAACCCTGGGCTTTGCGACGGAATCCCGTCGGGATTCCATCAGGTTCATGGAAAGCAGCCTCATCGCATGGGATCGCGGGAGATGAAAACAGACATCGCCATAATTCCAAACACGGTCGCGATTCCGAACAGCCAGGCCAGGCTGGTCAATTCATCGACCGGACTCGCGATGCCGCCCAAAACTTTGTCCATGTTCCGGACCATTTCCAGGTAAGAGAGATCAGGCAAACCCGCAAAATCAAACAACAGATTCGAGATGTGGTAGAGCCCGATCACGCTGAGGATCGCGATGAGAGCGCTTCGGAACAGGGCCGACGCCAGCAGCGTCAAGGTCACGAGCATGGCCGCGCAACCGACGACCTTGGCAAACCCGATCAGCATCCAACCGGTGGTGACCGATGCCGTTCGTGACTTCGCGTCGTCCGCGCCGCGACCGGTGAGCGCGTTGAACAACGTGGTGACTTTGGTGGGCCGCTCTTCCGGCGGCGGCAACGCCAGGCGCACGTCGGCGTTCAAGCCAAGGAGGCCGAGCGAACCGTTTCCTTTGAAGCGGACGAACGCGTAATTGCTGTCCCGGCCCCAGCGGTCGGGCGTCGTCGTTGCGCTCAACCGTTCAATCGCGCCGGTGAATTCCGTGGCCTCGACCTTGACATAGGCCGGCAGGCCGGCTTTGAGGCGCTTGAACTCTTCGTATTTGTAAATGGGCACACGCACTTCGTATTCGTCCAGCCGGGCGATGGTGAACAGGTGCGTGCCCACGTTCACAGGCTGTCCGATCTGCACCGGAACTTCCGTCACATAACCCGAAATCGGCGCCGTGATCGTGGCATAACCCAGGCGTTTGCGGGCGTCGCGCACACGCGCTTGCGCATTCTCGACGGCGCGCTCGGCGGTCTTGATTGCGTCCTGGGCAATGCCGACCTGATTCTGCGCGTTTTTCAGATCGCGTTTGCGCGAACGCAGCTCGGTCTCGCGGTCGGCTTGCTCGGTCTTGCTCATGAGATCCTTGCCGATCAACGCGCGCTCGGCGCGCGTCATGGCATCTTCAGCCTGCGCCACGGCACGTTTGGCTTCCTCGAATCGGCGGCGGGCGTTCGTGACGTCGTTGCGCGCGTTTTCCTCGCCGCGGCGCTCGTTTTCGAGCGCGTCGAACAACGGGCGGTCGTCGAGTTGCGCCAGCGCGTCTCCGGTGCGGACGGAATCGCCGAGCTTGAACGGCGCTTCGGCAATGGTGCCGTTGGCCTCGGCAAAAATCTTTTTCGGATCCCAGGCTTCAATCCGGGTGTTGCGGGCGTGGGAAGCGACGAAACCGTCCTCGGTGCGGATCAGTTGGTCCTGGCGAATGGCCCAGAAACTGGACGGCAAAAGGACGAGCCCGATCAGAAGAAGAATGGCCAGGCTTCGCGCCGCGAGTTTTCCGCTCATGTATTCGCCGCGCGTAATCCCGCGGCTGAGGATGCCGTCGGCCAGGCAATCTTGCTCGCGCGACAGCGCGCCGCCGGCAATGAAAACGATGCCGTGCATCCACACCACGATGTAAGTCGTGTAAATCACTTCGAGCATCTGACTGGCGGCCTGTTGATGCGCTTGGAGACTCTTGAGTTCGAGGACGGTAATCAATGCGCTGGCGAGCAAGAACCCGCGGCAGAGCCAGGACCGCCACACCACGTCCAGATCGGCCAGGGTGAGAACCAGGATGGAATGCCAGCGGCTCGGGACCTGGCAGTCCTTGGGCGGGCGGCGATCTGGATCGCTTTGGACCGCCGGGGAATCGGTCTCGGACTGTGTTTTGGACTCTGCTTTCAAGCTGGAGTTGTTTTCAGTTGAGTGTGTTCATGGAGAAGATCACGGTTCCTTTCCTCTCACCCCGGCCCTCTCCCCAGGGTAGAGGGTGGATTGTCTGCCGCTGTTCGACAATGCTCACGCGCCCGTTTTGTCGAGTCGCGGCCTGCGGCATTCCCTCTCCCCGAGGGAGAGGGTCAGGGTGAGGGGGAACGCGGCGCCCGAGGATCAAGTTGCCAATGAATCTCCCAAAAGCACCGGACAACGCACTCTTTTGAATGCGCCGGACAAATTCGCGCGCACTAGAACGTGCCGACGCCAAGCCGACTGCAAATCGGCGATACAGCCAATTGAGAATCTGCGCTGCCCTACTTTGAAGCACGGAGGAAGCCACGGAATTCGTCTTCAGTGATGAGTTTCAGATAAGCATCTTCGAGCCGCCGGCCGGTGGAATTGATCCCATCAACCACGGTCTCGGTCTCTTTGGCCAGAGCCAACAGCGACGAGACCACATTCCCAACGGAGTCATGGCCGTTCAACTCGATTCGCATGCGGTCCTCGTCCCGTCCCAGATCCGTCCATCCCAATCGAGCGCGGACCGCGGCCCGGAACCGGCCCACACCACCGGAGACCCGAATCTCCAGCACGCTTTCCGGAAGCAGATTCTCCAGATCAACGCGAGGTCCGTCGAACAAGAGTTGACCTTGGTTCAGCACCAGCAAGCGGTCGCAAACCCGATCGATGTCCCCCAGGATATGGGAACTGAGAATGACGGTCTTTTTGCCGCGAAATGTTTCGAGCAACTCCAAAGTTTGCCGGCGGCTGATGGGATCCAATCCCGCCGTGGGTTCGTCCCACACGAGCAGTTCGGGGTCGTTCATGAGCGACGCCGCCACACCGAGACGCGTCTTCATGCCGGTGGAGAACGTGCCGATCTTGCGCCCGGCGTCGTCCATGAGTCCGACCGCCCGCAAAAGCGTTCCCAGGCGGGCTTTCAGTTCTTCGCGGCCCAGGCCGAAACATTGGCCGACGAAACGCAGATAGCTGATCGCGGTGAGGTCCTTCGGAAAAGCCGGATCGTCCGCGAGGAATCCGACGCGCTGGCGAATGGTCCGCGCGCCCGGATGCATCCGCTGGCCGAAAACCTGGATCGAACCGGCGCTCGGAGTGATGAGACCCAGCGCCAGACGCAAGATCGTGGATTTCCCGGAACCGTTCGCGCCGAGAAGCCCGATGGTGGAGTTGGCGGGCAAACGAAAGGAAATATCCGCGACCGCGATTTGGCGGCCTTCGTAAATCTTGGTGATCCGTTCAAAAACGATCGCGTCGTTCATCGCGTGTCGGTTCGAGCCAGTTCAATCAGTCCGGAGCATTCGCGGTTGGCGGAAATGCTGTAACCCAAGTTGTCTCATCACGAAACTGCTGGCAACGATCAAACCACACTCAGCTAACTTCACTTGCAGGCTAGAATACACTTTGCCAGGAGGGATTCTGGCCAGCCGCGAGGAGCGAGCGAGGCGGTGTATCCACCGATCCACAACGAGCGAGCGACGAAGCGCGAGTATTAATTCGGTCGGCGCTTCGTTCGTTCTTCACGCCAGGTTGACAACGCTGCTTCCCGGTCAATCCTGGCCAAATACCACGGCTGGCAAACCACTCAGCGGATTGATTGAATTACTCTATTCTCTTGTCGAGATTTCACTTGGCGGCCAGGAGTGCTGAGGAGTCCAAATGACATAACCTCGCAGACGGCCCAGATGGGAGGACGCCGCATCTGGTATTCGTTCCGGTAGGGGCTGACAAAGACTTCGTCGCTGCGCTGCAATTCTCCGTCCAAGCGGGCCAGCGCGCCGGCGTGGCGGTGCGGATTGCGGAACACAGGGGAGTGCTCGTACGCCTGCGGAACTGGTCGGGATTCCCAGGGAGAGTGAAGGGAAAGCGGTAGGCGGAGAACTGACCTGCCCTGCCTTCTATTCGCAACCCGACGCAGCGCCTCAGTTCCAGGTCTTGACCGGAGTCAACCACGGCACTGTCGCGCAGGTGCGATAGTCTCACAGAACCACGGATGGCAGGGTTCGACCCGGTGCCTCGACTGACCAACATGAGCCAGGCAGGCGTGACTGGCAGAGGGAGGCAACCGGCCCGAAAAGTCGCCCCTCTCCGTGACATCCGTGTGATCCGTGGTCAGAAAAGGTGAACCTATGAAACGCAGATCATTCCTGAAAGTGGCGGGCGCTGCGGCAGGTGCGGCAGCCGTCAGTTTGGATTCGGTCGTCGGCTTGAGCGCGGCGGCGCCGGTCATCGCGGACCGCAGCGGTATGCCAAGACGCGCGTTGGGGCGCACTGGCTTGAAGGTGTCGATCGTCGGCTTTCCGGGCTTCAGCTTGAAACAAGAAAGCCAGGAGAAATGCACCGCCGCTGTGCACCAGGCCTTCGGACGCGGTGTGAATTATTTCGATGTTGCGCCCGCCTACGCCAACGGCGAATGCGAAACCAAACTGGGCGTTGCGCTGCAGGGACTCGACCGGACCACTTATCATCTCGCCTACAAAACCAAGATGCGCGACGGCGGCGGTTGCCGCGCCGAACTGGAGCGTTCGTTACAGCGGCTCAAGACCGAATACTTCGATGTTTATCAGTTGCACCACCTCGTGCAGCCGGCCGACGCGAAGAAAGCGCTGGCTCCAGGCGGGGCGATCGAGGCCATTCTCAAATGGCCAAGGAGCAAGGTAAAGTTCGGTTCATCGGGTTTTCCGCGCACACGACGAAAGCCGCGGTGGAAGCGCTGCGGAGCTTTCCGTTCGACGCGGTGATGTTTCCGATTAACTACGTGGAATACTTCAACCGGGGCTTTGGGAAAGAGGTCCTCGAAGTGGCGCAAGAAAAAGGCGCCGGTGTCCTCGCCATTAAACCGACGAACGCCGGTCTGCCGAAGCCAGGCGAAGCGCTCAAACACCAGTGGTGGTATCGAACTCTGGAGGACCAGGAAGAGATCAACATCGCCTGGCGTTTTACGCTGTCGCTGCCGGGCGTCGTGACAGGGTTCTCGCCAGCGTGGCTGGACCTGGCGGAGAAAGCGATCACCGCCGGCTACGCCTACCGTCCGATCACTCAGGACGAAATCAAGAAGCTGATGCAGATGGCGGAAGGGCAAGGCTCGATTTTCAAACGCGAAGAAGATTCGGTCGCGCTGGGCCGGCATTTTAATTCGCCCTATCCGCATCACCCGCACGAATGCGGCGCGGCGATGTGGGGATGAGGTTCAATTCCGGACCAGCAAGGCTCGGACGATGCGTTCCCGGATCAA is a genomic window of Verrucomicrobiota bacterium containing:
- a CDS encoding ABC transporter ATP-binding protein — encoded protein: MNDAIVFERITKIYEGRQIAVADISFRLPANSTIGLLGANGSGKSTILRLALGLITPSAGSIQVFGQRMHPGARTIRQRVGFLADDPAFPKDLTAISYLRFVGQCFGLGREELKARLGTLLRAVGLMDDAGRKIGTFSTGMKTRLGVAASLMNDPELLVWDEPTAGLDPISRRQTLELLETFRGKKTVILSSHILGDIDRVCDRLLVLNQGQLLFDGPRVDLENLLPESVLEIRVSGGVGRFRAAVRARLGWTDLGRDEDRMRIELNGHDSVGNVVSSLLALAKETETVVDGINSTGRRLEDAYLKLITEDEFRGFLRASK
- a CDS encoding HlyD family efflux transporter periplasmic adaptor subunit produces the protein MKAESKTQSETDSPAVQSDPDRRPPKDCQVPSRWHSILVLTLADLDVVWRSWLCRGFLLASALITVLELKSLQAHQQAASQMLEVIYTTYIVVWMHGIVFIAGGALSREQDCLADGILSRGITRGEYMSGKLAARSLAILLLIGLVLLPSSFWAIRQDQLIRTEDGFVASHARNTRIEAWDPKKIFAEANGTIAEAPFKLGDSVRTGDALAQLDDRPLFDALENERRGEENARNDVTNARRRFEEAKRAVAQAEDAMTRAERALIGKDLMSKTEQADRETELRSRKRDLKNAQNQVGIAQDAIKTAERAVENAQARVRDARKRLGYATITAPISGYVTEVPVQIGQPVNVGTHLFTIARLDEYEVRVPIYKYEEFKRLKAGLPAYVKVEATEFTGAIERLSATTTPDRWGRDSNYAFVRFKGNGSLGLLGLNADVRLALPPPEERPTKVTTLFNALTGRGADDAKSRTASVTTGWMLIGFAKVVGCAAMLVTLTLLASALFRSALIAILSVIGLYHISNLLFDFAGLPDLSYLEMVRNMDKVLGGIASPVDELTSLAWLFGIATVFGIMAMSVFISRDPMR
- a CDS encoding Abi family protein yields the protein MRRVANRRQGRSVLRLPLSLHSPWESRPVPQAYEHSPVFRNPHRHAGALARLDGELQRSDEVFVSPYRNEYQMRRPPIWAVCEVMSFGLLSTPGRQVKSRQENRVIQSIR
- a CDS encoding aldo/keto reductase — encoded protein: MKRRSFLKVAGAAAGAAAVSLDSVVGLSAAAPVIADRSGMPRRALGRTGLKVSIVGFPGFSLKQESQEKCTAAVHQAFGRGVNYFDVAPAYANGECETKLGVALQGLDRTTYHLAYKTKMRDGGGCRAELERSLQRLKTEYFDVYQLHHLVQPADAKKALAPGGAIEAILKWPRSKVKFGSSGFPRTRRKPRWKRCGAFRSTR
- a CDS encoding formylglycine-generating enzyme family protein translates to MITTAQTETPASAPGIGTGILETVFNLKRPSDTDLLLLRSGEKLTGAIVNPSFQFRTAYADLELPAGLLAGIDFEGALTCQEVIVTANGNRLSGFLQPPTLVIRLENGSQVETRREKVSKAIFRIQRDYPPVDPRSRLIRLRNGDVLSGSLITALEFVDANHARAPFQFSDIETVTLAPGEIPRVTARLRNGESWQGRLGSDDIDLQLDLGPRVQIYHGRIDVIDGRAESLADLRSGKDAFHRVPDIAIDRPGKIRDGVESVLTKSTERANSHKADSLGAGSPSRSSHNQAKDRDGLVWIPPGTFMLGSPPEEADRGLDEGPQVKATIDHGFWMGQCEVTQAQFRAVIGINPSHFTGDTNRPVEKVSWQDALEYCARLTAAEHAAGKLPEGHAYRLPTEAEWEYACRAGTTTRFSYGDDIGYSQLGSHAWFTGNSGSTTNPVGTRRPNPWGLYDMHGNVWEWCLDHWAGGSATEGPDEGRNEQGSLRTARGGSWLYDGRFCRSANRDDYFKSSRCSDLGFRVVLAPLRP